One window of the Gambusia affinis linkage group LG13, SWU_Gaff_1.0, whole genome shotgun sequence genome contains the following:
- the mdh1ab gene encoding malate dehydrogenase 1Ab, NAD (soluble), with product MSEPIRVLVTGAAGQIAYSLLLSIAKGDVFGKDQPIILLLLDITPMLPVLEGVVMELQDCSLPLLRDIVPTDKEEVAFKDLDVAILVGSMPRKEGMERKDLLKANVNIFKSQGAALDKYAKKTVKVLVVGNPANTNCLIAAKSAPSIPKENFSCLTRLDHNRARSQVAIRCGVPATQVTNVIIWGNHSSTQYPDVHHCKVNMSGSELACFDAVKDDAWLKGDFIATVQQRGAAVIKARKLSSAMSAAKAICDHMRDIWVGTPEGEFTSMGIYSTGNSYAVPEDLIYSFPVQIKDKTWKIVEGLAINDFSRSKMDSTAAELIEERDTAVAFLGV from the exons ATG tcTGAGCCTATCAGAGTTCTGGTGACCGGCGCTGCTGGACAGATTGCATACTCTTTGTTGCTGAGCATCGCCAAGGGAGATGTCTTTGGCAAAGATCAG CCAATCATCTTGCTTCTTTTGGACATTACTCCCATGCTGCCAGTGTTAGAGGGGGTGGTCATGGAACTGCAGGACTGTTCCCTCCCACTTCTGAGAG ATATTGTGCCCACTGACAAGGAGGAAGTGGCCTTCAAAGACCTGGATGTGGCCATCCTGGTGGGCTCAATGCCCAGGAAGGAGGGGATGGAGAGGAAGGACCTTCTAAAAGCTAACGTGAACATTTTCAAGAGCCAAGGGGCCGCCTTGGATAAGTATGCTAAGAAGACCGTCAag GTGCTGGTTGTGGGAAACCCTGCGAACACCAACTGCCTGATAGCAGCCAAGTCTGCTCCCTCCATCCCCAAAGAAAACTTCTCCTGCCTCACACGTTTGGACCACAACCGGGCTCGCTCCCAG GTGGCAATCCGCTGCGGTGTTCCAGCCACGCAGGTGACGAATGTCATTATCTGGGGTAACCACTCATCGACCCAGTACCCAGATGTTCACCACTGCAAGGTCAACATGTCTGGCAGCGAGCTCGCCTGCTTTGACGCGGTCAAGGACGATGCTTGGCTCAAAGGGGATTTTATAGCT ACTGTTCAACAAAGAGGTGCTGCAGTCATCAAGGCGAGAAAGTTGTCCAGCGCCATGTCTGCAGCAAAAGCCATCTGTGACCACATGAGGGACATCTGGGTTGGTACCCCAGAG GGTGAATTCACCTCTATGGGGATCTACTCCACTGGAAACTCCTATGCAGTCCCAGAAGACCTCATCTACTCGTTCCCTGTCCAGATCAAG GATAAAACCTGGAAGATTGTGGAGGGCCTGGCAATCAATGACTTTTCTCGGTCCAAGATGGACTCCACCGCAGCAGAGCTTATAGAAGAGAGGGATACAGCTGTGGCTTTCCTGGGAGTATGA
- the LOC122842502 gene encoding myelin and lymphocyte protein-like: MAATTAQSMGTLPSGVEICTTAPDIFYLPELVFGGLVWILVASTHIDPVNLLGWVMFVSVFCFVMTFLWIIMFATGCHKSSSVWAAADFVYHGLAVIFYLSAGVELAYITLLRKSLQPFDLRLYQIDIAAVVFAFATTLLYFIHAILSAIRWKHF; the protein is encoded by the exons ATGGCTGCTACCACAGCTCAGTCCATGGGGACGCTGCCCAGTGGAGTGGAGATATGCACCACAGCCCCCGATATATTTTATCTGCCGGAACTG GTGTTCGGAGGTTTGGTGTGGATCCTGGTGGCGTCGACCCACATCGACCCCGTGAACCTTTTGGGGTGGGTGATGTTCGTCTCGGTCTTCTGCTTCGTCATGACCTTCCTGTGGATAATCATGTTTGCCACTGGTTGCCACAAGAGCAGCTCCGTCTGGGCCGCCGCG GACTTTGTCTACCATGGCCTGGCAGTGATTTTCTACCTCAGTGCGGGAGTGGAGTTGGCTTACATTACTTTGCTGAGAAAATCGCTTCAGCCATTTGATTTACGACTCTACCAGATTGATATTGCAGCAGTG GTGTTTGCCTTTGCGACCACACTCCTCTACTTCATCCATGCCATCCTCTCTGCCATCCGATGGAAACACTTCTGA
- the LOC122842503 gene encoding myelin and lymphocyte protein-like yields MASTTSGDFLPTGARIFISFPDIFFIPEWVIGGLVWILVASTRVVPENPLGWVMFVSIFCFVGTTLWLLIFACGGNQSSFWPGLDAGFHFVAAVFYLSASVVLAYVTIQIKTLSVLDAEILKIYRLDISAVVMSHVATLLYFIHAIFSAIRWKRA; encoded by the exons ATGGCTTCTACCACCTCTGGTGATTTTCTTCCCACCGGTGCCAGAATCTTCATCAGCTTTCCTGACATCTTCTTCATCCCCGAGTGG GTCATTGGGGGTTTGGTGTGGATCCTGGTGGCCTCGACCCGAGTCGTCCCGGAGAATCCGCTGGGCTGGGTCATGTTCGTGTCCATCTTCTGCTTCGTCGGGACGACTCTGTGGCTCCTCATCTTCGCCTGTGGAGGCAATCAGAGCAGCTTTTGGCCCGGCCTG GATgctggttttcattttgtggCGGCGGTTTTCTACCTCAGTGCGTCGGTGGTGTTGGCCTACGTCACCATTCAGATAAAGACATTGTCAGTGCTTGATGCAGAAATACTGAAGATCTACCGACTTGACATTTCTGCAGTG GTGATGTCCCATGTGGCTACTCTCCTCTACTTCATCCACGCCATTTTCTCTGCCATCCGATGGAAGAGAGCCTGA